TAACACCCATATTGACAGTGAATTACCAGATCAACGATCCGGGCAAGGCTGCCAGGATGGTGGAGTACTGCAACGGTGATATCACAACTCCCATGGGGCTGGTAAGAGCATCGAGAGGGCATCCCGAACCTTACGATGTGACTTATTGGTGTATCGGTAATGAACCAGATATCGCTGAAGGAGTTCTTCAATTTCCTCCATGGGGATACATCACCTTTTATCGTCATTTCGGGATTCCTTTTCAGGAATGGGCGGTAGACGATTCCGTTTTCGCCACAGCGGAGGATTTCGCTCAATTGGTCAGCGTGTACATAGATTCCATGCGTCCGAAGTCTCCGATTCCACTTGAGATAGGAGGTCTTTCTCTCGCCGGGAATCTTTCCTGGATTGATCCGGTATTCGAGCTGAACAGAGAAAAAATGGACTGGATGGATATTCATTACTATCCCATGATGAGCTTTACTTCGGACAGCACACAGTACCGCGACTGGCTTGCCGCGCCAACTTCGGGCACGACATCCTTTCCGCCTATCGAGGAATGGTACCCCATGGTGGTAGATACCGTTGAAAAGCACAGCGGCAGCTACGACATTCCTGTATGGATTATGGAGTACAACATCATGGCTATGGTGGATGATCCGATCTGGTGGAACTATCTTGACGGGCTTTTCGTAGCGGATTGCATTGGTCACATGTCCCGGATCGGCGTACCCGTAGCGGCCTCCTACTCGATTGCTGAAGGCAATCCCAATGAGGAGGAGTTTCCCCTTTTCGGCGCGATCAGAACTGATACGCTTTCCATGCGCAGTTCGGCCTGGGTGATGAAACTCTTTCGTGAACGGTTTGGCAACACGGTAGTGGAAGCAACATGCGATCAGGTTTCCGGAGGTTACGGTCTTGAGGTATACGCCTCGCGATACGATGACTGGACCCTGTCACTCTTTGCGATAAACAAGAATCTCGATTCTTCGTACACGGCATCAATTGCCCTGACCGGGTACATTTCCAATGGAACCGCTGACGTATGGCAAATCATGAA
The genomic region above belongs to Candidatus Aegiribacteria sp. and contains:
- a CDS encoding T9SS type A sorting domain-containing protein is translated as TPILTVNYQINDPGKAARMVEYCNGDITTPMGLVRASRGHPEPYDVTYWCIGNEPDIAEGVLQFPPWGYITFYRHFGIPFQEWAVDDSVFATAEDFAQLVSVYIDSMRPKSPIPLEIGGLSLAGNLSWIDPVFELNREKMDWMDIHYYPMMSFTSDSTQYRDWLAAPTSGTTSFPPIEEWYPMVVDTVEKHSGSYDIPVWIMEYNIMAMVDDPIWWNYLDGLFVADCIGHMSRIGVPVAASYSIAEGNPNEEEFPLFGAIRTDTLSMRSSAWVMKLFRERFGNTVVEATCDQVSGGYGLEVYASRYDDWTLSLFAINKNLDSSYTASIALTGYISNGTADVWQIMNDRPVNAPWNGTSGIVYRGEITGSSGNFSYTFPRASITCIRINPDPQGVYGQNPVQLNEFLKAVPNPFRESVELQYSLQQLTDARIEIFSIAGRLVRSFECFNSSGENWSAVAWERKDSNGTTVPSGIYLVRFTAPDLGLSELIKLILI